A stretch of Synechococcus sp. WH 8020 DNA encodes these proteins:
- a CDS encoding tellurite resistance TerB family protein, whose amino-acid sequence MTESEAFAAIALATVACDGILGKDEAHALRRQLEYRTPYKDRSEREMAMLFDQLLKRLREHGSSQLIKDALPHLKQPQKETALAVAVQLVHADRTVTTEEQAFLNELAQSVDLPQGKAQAVMDAIMALNYDSLAS is encoded by the coding sequence ATGACTGAATCTGAAGCCTTTGCCGCAATTGCGCTGGCCACAGTGGCTTGCGATGGAATATTAGGAAAGGATGAAGCGCATGCTTTAAGACGTCAACTTGAATATCGAACTCCCTATAAAGATCGAAGTGAGCGTGAAATGGCAATGTTGTTTGACCAGCTGCTCAAACGCCTTCGCGAACATGGATCAAGCCAATTGATCAAAGATGCCCTTCCTCATCTAAAACAGCCCCAAAAGGAAACGGCTCTTGCCGTAGCCGTTCAGCTGGTTCACGCTGATCGAACTGTGACCACAGAGGAACAAGCGTTCCTCAACGAGCTTGCTCAAAGCGTTGACTTACCGCAAGGCAAAGCTCAAGCCGTGATGGACGCGATCATGGCCTTGAATTACGACAGCCTTGCCAGCTGA
- a CDS encoding bifunctional adenosylcobinamide kinase/adenosylcobinamide-phosphate guanylyltransferase has product MADPNTSKPEVPNGIILVSGPSRGGKSRWAEHLLSAEETVTYVATSAPRSNDPSWDKRIHLHRERRPLHWQLREPGSKLAECIRREEANQPLLIDALGGFTALHLDRNDLQWEQEVEELIQSLLSRTRPTVIVVEETGWGVVPATKIGGLFRDRQGWLAQRLEQHSADSWLVIQGRAINLSQLGVLVP; this is encoded by the coding sequence TTGGCTGATCCGAACACCAGCAAACCAGAGGTTCCCAACGGGATCATTCTTGTTAGCGGACCCAGCCGTGGAGGAAAAAGCCGCTGGGCTGAACATTTGCTCAGCGCTGAAGAAACAGTGACCTACGTCGCGACGTCGGCTCCTCGTTCGAACGATCCAAGCTGGGATAAAAGGATTCATCTGCATCGAGAGAGACGCCCCTTGCACTGGCAGCTGCGCGAACCCGGATCAAAGCTTGCCGAATGCATTCGAAGAGAGGAGGCCAATCAACCCTTACTGATCGATGCCCTTGGTGGTTTTACGGCCTTGCACCTGGATCGCAATGATCTGCAGTGGGAGCAAGAGGTGGAAGAGTTGATTCAAAGTCTTCTTTCCCGTACACGCCCCACCGTGATCGTGGTTGAAGAAACAGGCTGGGGCGTCGTCCCAGCAACCAAGATTGGCGGGCTATTTAGGGACCGCCAAGGCTGGCTCGCACAACGCTTAGAACAACATTCAGCCGATAGCTGGCTGGTGATCCAAGGAAGAGCTATCAACCTCTCACAATTAGGCGTACTCGTTCCGTGA
- the lptC gene encoding LPS export ABC transporter periplasmic protein LptC produces MTLAQQFTINRLLKSATLMTPVILSALMLGCTSSTDNRAGTDAPLPFVFRKLELEQKKSNGDIDWKLSSPEARYELSRRLVRAKQPIGILYNKNKPSFKIRAEFAVVINDGEQIILEGDVQLKQINGQKLLVKGERLRWIPELSRLVMEEKPRAFDARSRITATIAILQQDTNDLTLNGPVQLDRWQDKLALTMKPDTAVRTGKALWNLENGALKADGPVLGQRRDQEGVVLEQLEGRELIGNTQKGVITVKSPVTVTMPRSKGLLLAKDTSWNFRQQTLRSNDSFEGLINEIQINGERFSAELDQNTVIIPEGCRIKQPGERLRARKCRWNWQTDEVLATGNVRVERDDNNQITEAQTLRGSVGEKGSLTFSAPGNKVRSELTIEEKTNRQDPSEERSQAPVLF; encoded by the coding sequence GTGACCTTGGCTCAGCAATTCACCATCAACAGGTTGCTGAAAAGCGCAACCTTGATGACTCCAGTGATTCTTAGTGCCCTCATGCTGGGATGCACCTCATCCACAGACAATCGCGCGGGAACTGATGCACCCCTGCCATTTGTGTTTCGCAAGTTGGAGCTTGAACAAAAAAAATCGAATGGAGATATCGACTGGAAACTCTCGAGCCCCGAAGCTCGCTATGAACTGTCACGCAGATTAGTGAGAGCTAAGCAACCCATTGGAATTCTCTACAACAAGAACAAACCATCTTTTAAAATTAGAGCTGAGTTTGCGGTAGTCATCAATGATGGTGAACAGATAATTCTCGAAGGCGATGTTCAGCTAAAGCAAATCAATGGTCAAAAGCTATTAGTTAAAGGTGAAAGATTGCGTTGGATTCCAGAACTCTCTCGCCTGGTGATGGAAGAAAAGCCAAGAGCTTTTGATGCTCGTTCGAGAATCACCGCAACCATTGCCATTCTTCAGCAAGACACCAATGACCTAACTCTCAACGGTCCTGTTCAACTCGATCGCTGGCAAGACAAGCTCGCACTCACGATGAAGCCAGATACGGCTGTCCGAACAGGAAAGGCGCTGTGGAACCTAGAAAACGGCGCGCTCAAAGCGGATGGACCAGTTCTGGGTCAACGTCGCGATCAAGAGGGCGTTGTCTTAGAGCAGCTCGAGGGACGTGAATTGATCGGCAATACCCAGAAAGGCGTCATCACGGTGAAATCTCCTGTGACCGTCACCATGCCTAGAAGCAAAGGCCTGTTACTGGCCAAAGACACCAGCTGGAATTTCCGTCAACAAACCCTGAGAAGTAACGACTCATTTGAAGGGTTGATCAATGAAATCCAGATCAATGGTGAACGTTTCAGCGCTGAACTCGATCAAAATACTGTGATCATCCCTGAGGGCTGCCGCATCAAACAACCAGGCGAACGGTTACGCGCGCGGAAATGCCGATGGAATTGGCAAACAGACGAAGTTTTAGCGACTGGAAACGTTCGGGTAGAACGGGATGACAACAATCAAATTACAGAGGCACAAACGCTCAGAGGATCTGTAGGAGAGAAAGGATCACTGACTTTCTCAGCTCCAGGCAACAAGGTACGTTCCGAACTCACGATTGAGGAAAAGACGAATCGTCAGGATCCATCAGAAGAGCGTTCTCAAGCTCCAGTGTTGTTTTAA
- a CDS encoding peroxiredoxin, giving the protein MTDNGCLRVGQQAPDFTATAVVDQEFKEISLSQYRGKYVVLFFYPLDFTFVCPTEITAFSDRYSDFSSKNTEVLGISVDSQFSHLAWIQTARNQGGIGDINYPLVSDLKKEISTAYNVLDDAEGVALRGLFIIDPEGVIMHATINNLPVGRNVDETLRVLQAFQYVQSNPDEVCPANWTPGEKTMKPDPKGSKEFFAAIG; this is encoded by the coding sequence ATGACCGACAACGGTTGCCTGCGCGTGGGCCAACAGGCCCCTGATTTCACCGCTACCGCTGTAGTGGATCAGGAGTTCAAAGAGATCAGCCTGTCTCAGTACCGCGGCAAGTATGTGGTCCTGTTTTTCTACCCTCTGGACTTCACCTTTGTTTGCCCAACTGAAATCACAGCGTTCAGCGATCGCTACTCTGATTTCTCAAGCAAAAACACTGAAGTGCTGGGTATTTCAGTAGACAGCCAATTCAGTCACCTGGCTTGGATCCAGACCGCACGCAATCAAGGCGGAATCGGCGATATCAACTATCCGCTCGTTTCAGACCTGAAGAAAGAAATTTCCACTGCTTACAACGTTCTCGATGACGCTGAAGGCGTGGCTCTGCGTGGTTTGTTCATCATCGACCCAGAGGGTGTGATCATGCACGCCACGATCAACAACTTGCCTGTTGGCAGGAATGTTGACGAGACCCTGCGTGTACTTCAAGCGTTCCAGTACGTGCAGTCCAACCCAGATGAAGTCTGTCCAGCCAACTGGACACCAGGCGAGAAGACCATGAAGCCTGATCCCAAGGGCAGTAAAGAGTTTTTTGCTGCAATCGGCTGA
- a CDS encoding tRNA (cytidine(34)-2'-O)-methyltransferase: MNKVSKNQSSDKQSLIRRPLRVALFEPRIPPNTGNIARTCAAFGLPLDLIEPLGFSLDDRYLKRAGLDYWPHVDLTIHKDIDAFFESLTQPSRVIGCSRRGGILLREMQFQQGDVLLFGREDTGLSEAVRSRCSQITTISMPCSAGEDGQGGVRSLNLSVACAIVSHQAGSQLQLW, encoded by the coding sequence GTGAACAAAGTCTCAAAGAATCAATCATCAGATAAGCAGTCTCTGATCCGAAGACCATTAAGGGTGGCACTCTTTGAACCACGCATTCCTCCAAACACAGGGAATATTGCCCGTACTTGCGCAGCTTTTGGTTTACCACTGGATCTAATTGAACCACTTGGATTCAGTCTTGATGATCGTTATTTAAAAAGGGCTGGTCTTGATTATTGGCCCCACGTTGACCTCACGATTCACAAGGATATTGACGCGTTTTTCGAGTCATTGACGCAACCCTCAAGGGTGATTGGCTGTAGCCGTCGCGGAGGGATTCTCCTAAGGGAGATGCAGTTCCAACAGGGAGATGTTTTGCTGTTCGGCCGCGAAGACACCGGCCTATCGGAAGCGGTACGCAGCCGCTGTAGTCAAATCACAACGATTTCGATGCCGTGCAGCGCCGGGGAAGATGGCCAAGGGGGCGTGCGGAGCCTCAATCTTTCTGTGGCGTGTGCCATCGTCAGCCACCAAGCAGGATCGCAGCTTCAGCTGTGGTAA
- the pxcA gene encoding proton extrusion protein PcxA, with protein sequence MAFRNWIGAFGKANALDVNSDLDRGYEAALLIQSLELEYYGDRPIRPDLELSVPKSVQATVLRKFRVAINVCRASLDQLEYQRSQLDPQELRQLQLIESVVNRYSPKRVSAAPTMTREPDPLPRSLLGVFDKVRRQLNPAGEATLVAGFRRRRDSTLISLKVLLLLILVPLLVQQVSRTYIISPAVDRFAPDLPFLSYPKPQLEEQAVEKLRVYKAEIEFDALLRGDTIPSQEELQQELGKKAAELKEEADAESTHAVKNVLADISATLAFVMVCLFSREELRVLRGFFDEAVYGLSDSAKAFAIILFTDIFVGFHSPEGWTVLLDGIANHFGFPARENFILLFIATFPVILATIFKYWIFRYLNRVSPSSVATLRGMNGGG encoded by the coding sequence ATGGCATTTCGCAATTGGATCGGAGCCTTTGGTAAGGCCAACGCCCTTGACGTCAACTCTGATCTCGATCGGGGCTACGAGGCGGCCTTATTGATCCAGAGCTTGGAGCTCGAGTACTACGGCGACCGCCCCATCCGTCCCGATCTAGAGCTCTCTGTTCCGAAGTCAGTCCAGGCAACGGTTCTGCGCAAGTTTCGTGTTGCCATCAATGTTTGTCGAGCATCGCTCGATCAACTGGAATACCAGCGCTCTCAGCTGGATCCTCAGGAACTGCGTCAACTTCAGCTCATTGAAAGTGTCGTCAACCGGTACAGCCCCAAACGGGTCTCGGCTGCGCCGACCATGACTCGCGAGCCAGATCCGCTTCCACGATCGTTGCTAGGGGTGTTCGACAAGGTGCGCCGGCAGCTCAATCCAGCTGGGGAAGCGACCTTAGTTGCAGGCTTTCGGAGACGAAGGGATTCAACCCTGATCTCATTGAAAGTTCTATTGCTGCTGATTCTTGTGCCTTTGTTAGTCCAACAGGTCAGCCGCACCTACATCATTAGTCCTGCCGTAGATCGCTTTGCTCCAGACCTCCCCTTTTTGAGTTACCCAAAGCCACAACTCGAAGAACAAGCTGTAGAAAAGTTGAGAGTGTATAAGGCAGAAATTGAATTCGATGCACTTCTTCGCGGTGACACAATCCCAAGCCAAGAAGAACTACAACAAGAGCTTGGGAAAAAAGCTGCTGAGCTCAAAGAAGAGGCCGATGCAGAAAGTACCCATGCTGTGAAAAATGTTTTAGCGGACATCTCTGCCACGCTTGCATTTGTCATGGTCTGCTTGTTCAGCCGTGAAGAGCTCAGGGTACTTCGAGGATTTTTTGATGAGGCTGTCTACGGATTAAGTGACTCAGCTAAAGCCTTCGCGATTATATTATTTACTGATATCTTTGTTGGATTTCATAGTCCAGAGGGTTGGACTGTGCTTCTTGATGGGATTGCCAATCACTTTGGATTCCCCGCCCGCGAAAACTTTATCCTGCTTTTCATCGCTACTTTCCCTGTCATTTTAGCGACCATTTTTAAATATTGGATCTTCCGCTATCTCAACCGTGTCAGTCCATCCTCGGTTGCCACATTGCGAGGTATGAACGGAGGCGGATAA
- the psb32 gene encoding photosystem II repair protein Psb32 has product MPSLFKSLQLLIATSLCFFLAVPAGFGLSPQDLPAQPPEEAVLDSADVLSRAGKSEIESRLNQLESSKVDARVITLRRLDYGLSLSGFGEELVERWSNNENRSERPLILFLEEIQNNQAAVVVSPELRDQLPDALLRSTGRTTMSQPMRNGERFRQASMDGIDRIAVVLNGGEDPGPPIEMERTSIPTNVPTIEETRESNAFTWVIVLLVVGTIVPMATWWVFSR; this is encoded by the coding sequence ATGCCTAGCCTCTTCAAGTCTCTGCAGCTGCTCATTGCCACCAGCCTCTGCTTCTTTTTGGCAGTGCCTGCGGGTTTCGGCTTGTCTCCCCAAGATTTACCAGCTCAGCCGCCCGAAGAAGCTGTTCTTGATTCTGCTGATGTACTCAGTCGGGCTGGAAAGAGTGAAATTGAAAGTCGGCTGAATCAATTGGAATCCTCAAAAGTTGACGCCCGGGTAATTACCTTGCGGCGACTTGACTATGGGCTGAGTCTTTCAGGGTTCGGAGAAGAATTAGTTGAACGGTGGTCAAACAATGAGAACAGAAGCGAACGTCCTCTCATTCTTTTTCTTGAAGAAATACAGAACAATCAAGCTGCGGTTGTTGTCTCACCAGAGCTAAGGGATCAGCTTCCAGATGCATTGCTCCGCAGCACCGGCCGGACCACAATGAGTCAGCCAATGCGCAACGGAGAGAGATTCCGTCAGGCATCGATGGATGGAATTGACCGCATTGCCGTGGTTCTCAATGGAGGCGAAGATCCCGGCCCACCGATTGAAATGGAACGCACCTCGATTCCCACCAACGTTCCAACGATTGAGGAAACGCGCGAGAGTAACGCCTTCACTTGGGTGATTGTGCTGCTAGTGGTCGGAACCATTGTGCCAATGGCCACTTGGTGGGTCTTCTCCCGCTGA
- a CDS encoding cofactor assembly of complex C subunit B codes for MLRSAQWCLLAGVLVLGLSILNASTAETITPSLERADVLAGMAGVGLMLVSILWTRASPRSPDAVELEGEQGFVLSSNLTDAVRAEMAWGSHQFLTATSAATILVFWKGSVLLRRGLLGTGDFEPGQICRRSLQKQELVSLVKTALYPGKAEFDPVLPGLPSVMVQPLGDSGWVVIGGWSERCFSRSDERWLMGWAERLKTTLELENALLMDPDDSSFPQS; via the coding sequence ATGTTGAGATCCGCCCAATGGTGTTTGCTCGCAGGCGTGCTTGTTTTGGGGCTTTCGATCCTGAATGCCAGCACTGCTGAAACCATCACTCCAAGTCTGGAGCGAGCCGATGTTCTTGCCGGGATGGCGGGAGTTGGTTTGATGCTTGTTTCCATACTCTGGACCCGGGCCTCCCCACGCAGTCCGGATGCGGTTGAACTGGAAGGTGAGCAGGGTTTTGTGCTCTCTTCCAACTTGACCGATGCGGTACGAGCTGAAATGGCGTGGGGTAGCCATCAATTCCTTACAGCGACCTCCGCCGCCACGATTCTTGTCTTTTGGAAGGGTTCCGTTTTGCTTCGACGTGGCCTTTTAGGAACTGGTGATTTTGAACCGGGCCAAATTTGTCGACGCTCCCTCCAAAAGCAAGAACTTGTTTCGCTCGTGAAAACAGCCCTCTATCCGGGTAAAGCTGAGTTTGACCCCGTTTTGCCCGGCTTGCCTTCCGTGATGGTGCAACCACTTGGAGACAGTGGCTGGGTTGTGATTGGTGGCTGGTCGGAGCGATGTTTCAGTCGATCCGATGAACGGTGGCTGATGGGTTGGGCTGAAAGGCTTAAAACAACACTGGAGCTTGAGAACGCTCTTCTGATGGATCCTGACGATTCGTCTTTTCCTCAATCGTGA
- a CDS encoding M23 family metallopeptidase — protein sequence MKPLLVLVTAIASGTSLSVLSQHPGFADAGHVQAPLLLASAPSTQTRLWVKLARRSSLKDIAGDLGLSSSDLTALNDQSSFETIKAGAWIVIPADAEESLVNATRLDGTTVLRKAPLQSPPAPQSVVRIKANESLSSFSRDQGLSLSELRSLNPGLDLARLAIGSEVRVAKASPRALLAIRPTVSGGASFPALPALPGMDNGGAGNETFMWPTKGVFTSGYGWRWGRMHKGIDIANNVGTPIVAARDGIVKFSGWSSGYGYLVELTHSDGSSTRYAHNSRLLVRKGQIIAQGVKISLMGSTGRSTGPHLHFEIRQRGGSALDPMAKLPARRQA from the coding sequence ATGAAGCCCCTTCTCGTTCTCGTTACGGCAATCGCATCAGGAACGTCCCTATCTGTTTTGTCTCAGCACCCAGGATTTGCCGACGCCGGTCATGTGCAGGCTCCCCTTCTTCTGGCATCGGCGCCATCAACCCAAACACGGCTTTGGGTGAAGCTTGCTAGGAGAAGCTCCCTTAAAGATATAGCCGGGGATCTCGGCCTTTCCTCTTCTGATTTAACCGCTCTTAACGACCAGTCATCCTTTGAGACAATCAAGGCCGGCGCATGGATTGTGATCCCCGCCGACGCTGAGGAAAGTCTTGTTAACGCTACCCGTCTGGACGGAACCACGGTTCTGCGCAAGGCACCACTTCAGTCGCCTCCAGCTCCACAATCCGTTGTGCGCATCAAAGCCAACGAATCGTTGTCATCGTTTTCTCGAGATCAAGGCTTGAGCTTGAGTGAATTGCGTTCACTGAATCCAGGGCTTGATCTTGCCCGTTTGGCAATTGGCAGTGAAGTGCGTGTAGCCAAAGCTTCCCCAAGGGCTCTATTGGCGATTCGCCCAACAGTTTCAGGTGGTGCCAGCTTCCCAGCCCTGCCCGCATTGCCCGGCATGGACAACGGCGGGGCTGGAAATGAAACCTTCATGTGGCCCACAAAAGGGGTCTTTACATCTGGATATGGATGGAGATGGGGGCGAATGCACAAGGGAATTGACATTGCAAACAACGTCGGCACCCCAATCGTTGCCGCCAGAGATGGCATTGTGAAATTTTCTGGTTGGAGTAGTGGATACGGTTATTTAGTCGAGTTAACACACTCCGATGGATCATCCACCCGTTACGCCCACAACAGTCGCCTTTTAGTACGTAAAGGACAAATCATTGCCCAGGGAGTGAAAATCTCACTCATGGGCAGTACTGGGAGAAGCACTGGGCCTCATCTGCATTTCGAAATTCGCCAACGTGGAGGCTCAGCATTGGATCCAATGGCAAAGCTTCCAGCACGCCGCCAGGCCTAA
- a CDS encoding UPF0182 family protein — protein sequence MAKIIWTLGRFGILLIPLIVIVSRLQVEWYWFDQFDFGSVYRKRLLLQIAGALFAFLFVGGCALWRQSWLRLPESLKAEKKPVLTGNRFGFSLIACLLVLLSVLAIDTRLAWLAWNEPFSLSYWWSLPFSTGWPLLSLSILLLTLILFGLTRSRRLGLAQVYGSVCLCLIVARSWGLWSLALSIPDMGRVEPMLGSDVSFGLGRFSAIALALELVLLQLSLTLSTALWSRLTRSTCLSDWAFPGLTVRQRHGLRPGFALVLMTCSGLMWLSRHQLLWTQDGIVAGAGWLDVHLLLPLRSVAAVALFVLAIVVLPSPFSSLRRQQIRLILASIAVASFALEMVLFPLMHWLVVRPRELQLERPYISRAIEATRHAYQLDAIETEPFDPSPRLSPEDLQDGLSTLRNIRLWDSQPLLATNRQLQQLRVYYRFTNAAVDRYPLRPDLLERQQVILAARELDQAALPKRSRTWQNRHFVFTHGFGFTLSPVNSRAADGLPDYFISDIGRSERINGNETLGISRADVKKNVPIGRPALYFGMLPSPYAVAPTQIEEFDHPEGDENTYNHYSGRAGVPLASLGQRIAASIYIRDPRLLNTGVLKTDSRLLLRRDVKQRVNALAPFLQLKGDPYLVSVPMESGLDQYQENQHQYWIVDGYTSSNTYPYASTLPDGQEMRYVRNSVKAIVDAYNGTVHLYVSEPDDPMILGWQKVFPELFQPLEAMPTALSQHLMVPSSMFELQVQQLLRYHVTDPRIFYSGDDVWQVPKELYGKTQIPVAPYHITAQLKRSLDSEFLLLQPLTPLARPNLSGWLAARSDADHYGELILLRFPSDVPIFGPEQIQALINQNPEISQQFGLWDRAGSQVVQGNLLVLPLGNALLYVEPIYLRARRGGLPTLTRVVVSDGSRVAMANDLNTGLEALLQGSGSKDVVVQELDTAS from the coding sequence GTGGCAAAGATCATCTGGACGTTAGGGCGCTTTGGGATCTTGTTGATCCCCTTGATTGTGATTGTCTCCAGGCTCCAGGTGGAGTGGTACTGGTTCGATCAATTCGACTTCGGCTCTGTTTATCGAAAACGCCTATTACTTCAAATAGCTGGTGCACTGTTTGCATTTCTATTTGTCGGGGGTTGTGCGCTTTGGCGTCAGTCTTGGCTGCGTTTACCTGAATCTTTAAAAGCTGAGAAAAAACCTGTCCTAACCGGAAATCGCTTTGGCTTCAGCTTGATTGCATGCCTCCTGGTTTTGCTATCTGTCCTTGCAATCGATACACGGTTGGCCTGGCTGGCTTGGAACGAACCTTTTTCACTGTCCTACTGGTGGAGCCTTCCCTTTTCGACAGGTTGGCCATTGCTGAGCTTGTCGATTCTGTTGCTGACCCTGATTCTGTTCGGCCTTACGCGCAGCCGTCGTTTAGGTCTGGCCCAGGTTTACGGAAGCGTGTGTCTTTGTTTGATCGTTGCGCGCAGTTGGGGACTTTGGAGTCTTGCTTTATCGATTCCTGATATGGGACGAGTTGAACCCATGCTCGGTTCGGATGTGAGCTTTGGTTTGGGTCGTTTTTCTGCGATCGCGCTGGCACTCGAGTTAGTACTTTTGCAGCTTTCACTCACCTTGAGTACAGCTTTATGGAGTCGATTAACACGTTCAACTTGTCTCAGTGATTGGGCTTTTCCAGGATTAACTGTGCGGCAGCGACATGGATTGAGACCTGGTTTTGCCTTGGTGCTGATGACCTGCTCTGGATTGATGTGGCTCTCAAGGCACCAGTTGCTTTGGACTCAGGATGGAATTGTTGCAGGCGCCGGTTGGCTTGATGTTCATCTGCTGCTCCCTCTCCGATCTGTGGCCGCTGTTGCGCTATTTGTGTTGGCGATTGTTGTTTTGCCTTCACCCTTTTCCAGTCTTCGGCGCCAACAAATACGGCTCATCTTGGCCTCAATTGCTGTGGCTTCGTTTGCCTTGGAGATGGTGTTGTTCCCTTTGATGCACTGGCTTGTGGTGCGTCCCCGAGAATTACAGCTCGAGCGCCCTTATATCAGTCGAGCGATAGAGGCCACCCGTCACGCTTACCAATTGGATGCAATTGAGACTGAGCCTTTCGATCCTTCGCCTCGATTGAGCCCTGAAGATCTTCAAGACGGTTTGAGTACCTTGCGCAATATTCGGTTGTGGGATAGCCAACCGCTGCTTGCGACCAATCGGCAGCTTCAGCAGCTCAGGGTTTACTACCGCTTTACCAATGCAGCGGTTGATCGCTATCCGTTGCGTCCTGATTTACTTGAACGCCAGCAGGTGATCCTTGCTGCTCGTGAACTCGACCAGGCAGCGCTCCCCAAGCGATCACGCACCTGGCAAAACCGTCATTTCGTCTTTACGCATGGTTTTGGATTCACCTTGAGTCCAGTGAACTCACGTGCAGCAGACGGACTCCCTGATTATTTTATTAGTGATATCGGTCGTTCAGAGCGTATTAATGGCAACGAAACTCTTGGTATTAGTCGCGCCGATGTCAAAAAGAATGTACCAATTGGTCGGCCTGCTCTCTATTTTGGAATGCTACCTTCTCCCTATGCCGTTGCGCCAACGCAAATTGAGGAGTTCGATCATCCAGAAGGCGATGAAAATACCTACAACCATTATTCAGGGAGAGCGGGCGTTCCTCTTGCATCTTTAGGACAGCGAATTGCTGCATCGATTTATATCCGGGATCCCAGGTTGCTGAATACGGGTGTATTGAAGACTGATTCACGTTTATTGCTGAGACGTGATGTTAAACAGCGTGTCAATGCTTTGGCACCATTTTTGCAGTTGAAAGGTGATCCTTATCTTGTTTCTGTTCCCATGGAGTCTGGTCTTGATCAGTATCAGGAGAATCAACATCAGTATTGGATTGTTGATGGATATACCAGTTCCAATACCTATCCCTATGCATCAACGCTTCCAGACGGACAAGAGATGCGTTATGTGCGCAACTCCGTGAAGGCGATTGTTGATGCCTACAACGGAACAGTTCATCTTTATGTGAGTGAGCCTGACGACCCGATGATTCTTGGCTGGCAGAAGGTGTTTCCCGAGTTGTTCCAACCCTTGGAGGCAATGCCCACGGCTTTGAGTCAGCATCTCATGGTTCCTAGTTCCATGTTTGAACTACAGGTGCAACAATTACTCCGTTATCACGTTACGGATCCACGCATTTTTTATAGTGGAGATGACGTTTGGCAGGTTCCCAAAGAGCTGTATGGAAAGACGCAGATTCCTGTTGCTCCGTATCATATAACGGCTCAATTAAAGCGCAGTTTGGACTCTGAATTCTTGCTTTTGCAGCCGCTTACTCCACTAGCTCGTCCCAACCTTTCCGGTTGGTTGGCAGCCAGAAGCGATGCAGATCATTACGGAGAACTGATTCTACTGCGTTTCCCAAGTGATGTACCGATTTTTGGGCCTGAACAGATTCAGGCTTTGATTAATCAGAATCCCGAAATTAGCCAACAGTTTGGTCTCTGGGATCGCGCGGGCTCGCAAGTTGTGCAAGGCAACCTTTTGGTGTTGCCACTTGGGAACGCTCTTCTCTATGTCGAACCAATTTATTTAAGAGCACGTCGTGGTGGGTTGCCGACCCTAACGCGCGTAGTTGTCAGCGATGGAAGTCGTGTAGCGATGGCGAATGATTTAAACACGGGCCTTGAAGCACTTCTTCAGGGCAGTGGATCGAAGGATGTTGTTGTTCAGGAGCTTGATACGGCTTCCTAG